CTCACACTTCATGAACTAACTCGTCCTTTTCATTCAGTTATCACTCAGATCGAAAACCTCCAACACCAGAAGCAAACACAGGCAACGGCAATGGACAGTTTTCAACAGAAGCAACCTGCCTGCCAACAGGCTTTAAAGCTTGCAGAAAAAACATGTACTGATGCTGAAAAAGCTTTGGCTGCTACCAAACAGTCAAAAAAAGATTGGGATCCAAAATTAAAGGTAGCTCGTGAACTGGAAAGTAATATCAACCACTTGCTGACACAACATCAGGATAAGAAAACTGAAAGTGATAATTGGCAAAAAAAGCATACCCAACTCACTCAATCTTTTGAAGAGAAACAGCTGCTGCTTATACAAAAGCAATCCCAATTAAAAGAATTGGAAAGCTGGCTGAATGACAACCAACGCCTTGTAACGCTTGAAAAACAACTAGAAGATATAAAATCACGCTTCCAGCTATTACAAGCATTACAAACTGAACTAGCACAAAAAAAGCAAGCAACGGTACACCTGACCAACAAGCAACGTCAGGGTTCTCAGGATATAACCGATCTAGGACTAAAAATACAGCAACTTGTTCAGGAACAGGAAGCCAAGACCAATCGCATCAAAGAACTCGACAGTCAACTCAAAAGTTATGACCTTAACAGCCTACGGAGTACTCGTGATAGCTTGACCCATGAAGTTGAGGCACTTAAAAAACTATGCGAACTGTCCAGCAAGTTTATACTTTCGGAACAAGCGAAGAACCTGCAACTTGAAAATCTTGATACGCTTGACGCTAAACTTAAACAGCTTAAAGCTGAACATCTAAAGCTTTCTGAACAACATACAAGTACTGAGCAGCAACTGACAGATGCCAAAAAGCTGTTCGAAAAAGACCAGATCATCCATGATTTTGCACAACACCGCCATGTACTTGAAAAGGGAGAGCCTTGCCCATTGTGCGGTTCTGAAGAGCACCCTTTTGTCAATTATGATACAGATGCAACACTTTCGGAATCCAAGCAGCGTACTGAACAACTGGCAATTCTACTGAAAGAGATCAAAAACGAATTGAACAATTTAGATACGGCAATCAGTCAACTGGCAGGAAATAAACAAAGCATTCAGGAACAAATCGAAAAGCTATCTGGAGAAGCTGCTATTTGGCAAAGAGAGTTTGGTGAAATCCCTCAGCACAAGCAATTTGAAATTACAGCAGAACAAAAGTGGAAAACCCTGTTCCAAGCAACCCAAGAAAAATTCTCCACTACTGAAAAGGAAATCAACCTAGCCGAATCTATATATTCTAAATGGCAATCGGCAAGTGAAAATCTTCAAGAAGAGCGTAATCATTTACAGGAATTAAAAACAAAACAAGCTGCTCAGCAGGCAACCCTAACAGGAATAGAAGAAAACCTGTTAGAGACACATAAAGAACTCAAGACACAAACGGATAAGACAAAGCAGGAGTATGACTTTTTAGAAACCAAACTTCAAGGTTTTGGACTGTCAATGCCTGCTGAAGAACAACTCCCAATCTTTGTCAAAGACTTGACGGAACAAATTGGTCAATACCACCAAAAAGAAGAAGCCTTACAGAGTCTAAAAGAAACCTGTTCTGTACTCCAATCAACAATCAGTAACCTAACCGAAAACTTAAAGGATACAGATTCAAAGCTGGATGAATGCAATCAGGCACTTACCAATATCAAGGAAAAAGGAATTGAGGAGCGAACCAAACTCAAAGATATTCTGCCTTCGGGAACGCCTGACCAAAAAGCGGAAGAACTTGAAAATGCCATAGACAAAAGTCAGGTTAGTTTAGATAGTGCCAACAAGGAAGTTGAGTTAGCAAAATCTGCGTTGCAACTGCTGGAAAATAACATTTCGAATACCCAAGCCACTTTGGTTCAAATTGAAACAGCATTCAACACCCATCAAGGCCAATTGGATACACTGTTGGAGCAGAGTCTGTTTGACAGTTTTGAAGAGGTTAAAGCCGCTATTCTTTCGGATAAGAGATACTCTGAGATTACCTCACAAAAAGAGCTATACGACAAAAAGCTACACAACCTAGAAGGACAGTTAACGCATCTTACTGAAAAAAGAGCACTGCTTTTAGCTGAAAAACCATCAGAAGACCCGCTTGACAAGGTTCTACTGAAAATAGAATCGCTTCAGAAAGAACGTGACATCTACAAGAAAAGAGAAACCGAAATTGATATCTGCCTCAAACAGGATATGGATCTTCGCAAGCAACATGCAAATGCTGCTCTGGCGATAGACAAACAGCAAAAAGTATTTGATAAGTGGCAACAACTGTATAAGCTGATTTGCCTGAAAACAGGAACAGAACACACAAGCAAAGATGCTTTCAATAACTTTGCACAAGGATTGACATTGTCATTCCTGATTAGGCTAGCCAATGAAAGGTTACACGAACTGAATCCTCGATACAGTATCAAACGCAAGACAGACTCAGACCTTGATTTCGACATTGTGGATCACTATCAGGCTGATAATATTCGGGAAACTGCTACGCTCAGTGGTGGTGAAACCTTCCTGATCAGTCTAGCTTTAGCTTTGGCACTCTCAGACCTTGCCAGTCATAACATCAGCATTGACTCCCTGTTTATTGATGAAGGTTTTGGCACGCTGGACCCTGATACTTTGGATACTGCCATCTCTGCTTTGGAAAACCTGCAAGCTTCAGGAAAGATGATTGGTGTAATCTCTCACGTACAGCCTCTCAAAGAGAGACTGACTTCACAGGTGCAACTAAGAAAACGTAACAATGGATTTAGTGAAATCACGATTGTAGTCTAAGAAATTCACCATACTCCATTAAACAATATTAAGCACTGACTTTTTGAGTGGTATCATAAAAGTTAGTGCTTATTCTTATCTTATCATTATTAACCTCCTATTCACTCCTCCCATCTCTATTTTTATTCCATTCGAGTCACTAATCCCCTCCTGACTTATGAAAAAAATAATTGGATTTTTATTCTTGTTGGTATTGTCAGCTTCCTCTTATTCCTATGCCCAGAGAGCTATGGAGTTTACTGGCTTGGGCGGATACCAATTTGGCGGAAAAGTTGAATTTGTTGAGGGAGACCTCAAGATTAAAGACAATGCCAATTTCGCAGGTATTTTCAGTGTAGAGCTTGTTCCTTCCTATATGTTGGAAATTGGCTATACCCGTATGGATACCCGAGCAGAATGGCGTCCGCTTCCATTCTATCAGAATCCTCCCTTTAACTATGAACGCCAAAATATCGGAGCTTCAGTAGAATACTTTCAGATTGGTGGGCTTAGAGAATTCAGAAGTAACTCAGCACTCATCCCCTTTGCACAATTCAGTGCTGGTGCCGCACGTCTAAACGATAAGGACAACAGCATAGATGCATGGCGACTGGCAATCACATTTGGTGGTGGTATCAAAATCCCTTTAGCCGATCATTTTGGCCTCAGGTTTCAGGGCAGGCTATTGATGCCTTTTTACTTTGATGGTGTTGGCGGATATGTCGGTATAGGTACAGGTGGGCCCTCAACTGGTTTAGGTGTCACTTCCTCTGTTCCCGTCGTCCAAGGAGACTTTAGTGGAGGCGTCTACTTCAGAATTTCCCAATAACAAAAAAAGCCCTTAAGAAAAGTCTTAAGGGTTTTTCAATGGGTTAATAAATTTTCAGTTCGTTAATTAAACTCTAAAATCATTTTTGAAGGGCCCATTTTGGTAATGTTTGTATTGCACTGGAATTTCTTGTCTAGCCCTTTTATCAAGGAAATCATTAGGTCTATCAACTGGCGCTGCGAGTTATATGTCAGCTCCAGCTTATTTCCTTCCAGCCATTTATACTCAAACCGTGGAGGACGGGCACTATCCATT
This portion of the Limibacter armeniacum genome encodes:
- a CDS encoding AAA family ATPase, yielding MKIVSVAFQNINSLRFEEPFTINFEEHFKDSGLFAITGATGAGKTTILDAITVALYHRAPRFANNANLDGLVSYNAPEASSEVVFEAKGNRYKAFWSLRVLKQNGERLGNSKDSVSLAEFPSGKILTSKKNELPKVVEELTGLNYTQFLKSVMLAQGDFAAFVKAKPSDRGDLLEQMTGTSIYKVIAEKADERLKEEKEKLAVLQTQIDNSQLLSPEEIDTLQKEHNSIEETLKKLAIEIKLETDKQQWWKTFQQTEEDFKVKAIEKETLLTEGENLKTDFKQLTLHELTRPFHSVITQIENLQHQKQTQATAMDSFQQKQPACQQALKLAEKTCTDAEKALAATKQSKKDWDPKLKVARELESNINHLLTQHQDKKTESDNWQKKHTQLTQSFEEKQLLLIQKQSQLKELESWLNDNQRLVTLEKQLEDIKSRFQLLQALQTELAQKKQATVHLTNKQRQGSQDITDLGLKIQQLVQEQEAKTNRIKELDSQLKSYDLNSLRSTRDSLTHEVEALKKLCELSSKFILSEQAKNLQLENLDTLDAKLKQLKAEHLKLSEQHTSTEQQLTDAKKLFEKDQIIHDFAQHRHVLEKGEPCPLCGSEEHPFVNYDTDATLSESKQRTEQLAILLKEIKNELNNLDTAISQLAGNKQSIQEQIEKLSGEAAIWQREFGEIPQHKQFEITAEQKWKTLFQATQEKFSTTEKEINLAESIYSKWQSASENLQEERNHLQELKTKQAAQQATLTGIEENLLETHKELKTQTDKTKQEYDFLETKLQGFGLSMPAEEQLPIFVKDLTEQIGQYHQKEEALQSLKETCSVLQSTISNLTENLKDTDSKLDECNQALTNIKEKGIEERTKLKDILPSGTPDQKAEELENAIDKSQVSLDSANKEVELAKSALQLLENNISNTQATLVQIETAFNTHQGQLDTLLEQSLFDSFEEVKAAILSDKRYSEITSQKELYDKKLHNLEGQLTHLTEKRALLLAEKPSEDPLDKVLLKIESLQKERDIYKKRETEIDICLKQDMDLRKQHANAALAIDKQQKVFDKWQQLYKLICLKTGTEHTSKDAFNNFAQGLTLSFLIRLANERLHELNPRYSIKRKTDSDLDFDIVDHYQADNIRETATLSGGETFLISLALALALSDLASHNISIDSLFIDEGFGTLDPDTLDTAISALENLQASGKMIGVISHVQPLKERLTSQVQLRKRNNGFSEITIVV